The genomic segment GGCCGCCGCTCGCGTCGAGCCTATCGGCTTGCGCCAATCGTCGCATGGGAAGCACGGCGCAAGGGCGCCGATAGCCGCCCTTGCGGAGTTCTGCCCATAGGTAAGCCCCTTCGAGTCAGGCTACGCCACGAACTGGCGCTCCCATTCTGGCGCTAGGCAAACGGCAGGCAAGCCTACCCGGCCCCTTTTCCCCCCAGCCGAGTCGGTCGCGAACCACGCTGCGGTGAGCACATCGGGACGATGTGCGGCCGGCCTGCCCCGGAACGGCGGGCCGGGGGGCAGGCAGTGGGTTGCTGGGCTCTGACCCTTTCCCAACTACCACACCCGTATGACGCGGTTGGGTTTGAGGCGGAGGAGTACTGTGTCACCTTCGGACCACTGCGAAAGCTGGCTTTCTGCCTTTTCTTCGGACTCATACCGGAGCAGCAAACGGCGGGCAGAAGATTGCTCGGGGTCTGGTTCGACCTTCAGAGTGCCCTGGATCATGTAGCCTTCGGCATCCTCGTCGGGGTCGCCGCCGATGACGACGGCCGCTTTCGGATTGCGGAGGGCATTCCGAACTTTGGCTTCGCCCCGGTCTGTACCGAAAACAATGTCGTCACCCTGGCGCATGAAATAGATCGGGACGACGTGAGGAAATCCTTTGCGGTCTATTGTGCACAGGCGGGTAAGGCGAGGCTTACCCAAGAAGCGACGCACTCTTCGGGAGAGGATTTGGGTACTTGGCATGGCAGTTTGTTGTCGCCGGCGCCTAGCGGTCTCGAGCTTCGCGACCGCGAAGCGTTCTGGTAGGAAGCACCCCGTGGGGAAACTGCCCGGCGGAAACGGGTAGTTCCTTCCCCACTCTACGCCCGGCTGGCAGGCCGAGCAAGCGGCCCCTATGCCCCTGCCGGCCAGGTCAGGCTCACGCGTCCCGGCCCTACGGCCGCGGGAGGCGCGGTCAGCCCCTAAGCTGCCGCTTCACGGTGGCCCGATAGCGTGCCAAGGCCGTCTCAGTTTCCCCACCAGAGTTGCAGGCTTCCCCGCTATGCCCCGGCGCCTTGGCTTGGACCTATCGATTGAATTACGTCGAAACCAACTGTGGCAGCGAAGCTAGCCATCGAGGAGCGCCTGAAGGCGCGCGGCCAGTTCCTGCGGGGAGAAGGGCTTGAGGATGTAATCGACGGCGCCGGCCTGCTGCCCCTGCAGGATCTCGGCCTCCTGCCCTTTGGCCGAGAGGAAGACGACCGGGATGTGGCGTGTGTCCTCCCGCTGCTTCAGTTGCTGGCAGACCTCGTAGCCGGTCAGGCGGGGCATGCGCACGTCAAGCAGCAGCAGATCGGGCAGCTTCTCAGCCGCCAGCTGTACGGCCTGCTCTCCATTGTCGGCAGTGATCACGTCGAAACCGTGGTAGCGCAGGGTGAAGGTGATCAGCTCGCGGATATCGCGCTCATCCTCGGCCACCAGGATCGTCTTCATTCGGCCTGTCCTACGGGGATCCGGGCGGCGTACAGTGGCAGGGTGAAGGAGAAGGTGGTGCCCTGGCCGGGGACACCGCTGCTGCTGACCCCGATCTGGCCGCCCTGCATCTGCACCAGGCTGCGCACGATCGCCAGGCCGAGGCCGGTACCGGGGACCCCCAGTTCCAGAGCGCGTTCTCCGCGGAAGAAGCGCTCAAAGACGCGGTCGATCTCGGCGGCGGGAATGCCGATGCCGGAATCCTTGACGGTGAACTCGATCTGGTCCCCGACGGCCTGGGCGGCCAACTCGAGTGAGCCTCCGGCGCGGGTGAACTCGACGGCGTTGTCGATCAGGTTCTCGAACACCTGGCGCATGCGCTCCGAGTCGCCGGAGACAACGGGCAGGTCGCCCACCGGCTTGACGAGAACGTCCAGCGGCTTGTTCTCCTGCTGACAGCGGGCGAGGGCATAGCTGCGTGCCTCGTCCAGCAGTTCGGCGGCCGACAGCGGCTGAGGGCTGAGTACGGCCCGGCCGGCTTCGATGCGGGAAAGATCGAGCAGCTCGGCGACCAGCGAGGCCAGGCGCTCGGTGTTGGTGCGGATGACCTCGACGTAGCGCCGCTGCTCCTCATTCAGCTGACCGACGGCGTTCATCAAAAGGATCTCGGCATAGCCCCGGATCGAGGTCATCGGGGTGCGCAGTTCATGGCTGACGGTGGCGACGAACTCGGATTTCAGCCGGTCGACCTCGACCTCGCGGGTGATGTCGCGGAAGCTCGAGACGGTTCCCAGGAAGCCGTTCTCGCCGCGGATCGGGGTGACCTGGACCGAGACCACCCGCCCGTCCTCCAGTTGGATTCGCTGCGACAACGACGCCGGCCCGGACGGGCGCCCGTTGGCCTCGGCCCAGGCCTGCACGGCCTGCGCCCACTCGCGGGCCGAGCGGCCGAACATGCCGATCAGGCTGGTCGCCGGCCGGCCCAGCACCTGTTCGCGCTGCACACCCAGGATGCGCTCGGCGGCCGGATTGAGCAGGGCCACCTGATGGGCGCCGTCGGTGACCAGCACGCCCTCGGCGATGGCCTCCAGGATGGCGCGCGACTTGCTGGCTTCGACCTGCTGACGGTGCAGCGAGGCGCTGAGCTGCTCCGCCTGATCGTGGATCAGGCGATACAGCTCGGCGTTGTTCATGGCCGCCGCCACATGCTGGGCGATGGCCGCCACCAGGCGCACCTGGCTCTCGTCGAAGGCGGCTGTCCGGCGGCTGAGCAGGATCATCGCTCCCAACACCCGGTCGCCGACGACCAGCGGAACCGCCAGGGCGCTCTGGGCCGTGTGGGCCCTATCGCTGAGGGGAATCCAGCGCGAATCCGACCGCAGGTCGGTGATCGCCACCGGCTGGCGGTGCTCCATCACCCAGCCGGCCAGTCCCTCGCCGCGGCGGAAGGGAGAAGGCCTGCCCTCGGGTGGAATCATCCCCTCCGAGCCAAGCCAGGCAGCGTGGCGCAGCGGCGAGTCGTCAGGCGCGGCCAGCAGGATATCGGCTCGGTCGGCACCTGTCAGGCGGCGGCCCAGCACCAGCGCCTTATCCATGACGGAGGCCAGGTCCAGGCTGCTGGAGAACTCGGCAACCGTGCTCAGCAGTCCCTCGATCGGCCACTCTTCGACTCCAATGCCCGCCAGCGCCACGGTTCGCCCGCTGTCGGGGGGGCGCGTTTCGCGGCGTCCCAGCACAAAGGCGATGCTGGCAATGACGACCATGCCCAGCAAGGCGATGGCCGCGTAGGCAGTGTCCACCTGGTGCATCTCCTGATGGCTGCGCACGCCCGGCCAGCAACCCGCCGCGCCGGCAGCCTCCGCACCCCTTATGGAACCGCGAAACTCGGGCTCCGGCGTATAGCACTGGGGTCATGCAGACCGCAGTTGCCGGCCAGCCTGGGCAGGAGGCGCGACGCCGCCCGGTCGAGCCGGGTGTGGCGGTCGATTTGGACCGATAGGGTCGGCGTTCAGTCGAGAGGTTGGCGGTCGATCTGGATGCGGCAGCTGGAGTCGCCGCGCGCCAGGCAACTGGACTCTTCGACCAGGAAGTTCTTGCCGCCACTGATCCAGTACAGCGTCTCTTGCAGCAGCCCGACGGCCATGTGGCAGCAGGCGTCCTGGGTGTGCCGCCCCCAACAGAACGGACAGCGCCGCAGGTGCCAGTAGAAGGCGTGCGGTTGTTCCTCCAGCTCGACGACCTCGTCGGCGTACTGGTTGAAGACGCTGGCGAAGCCCTCCACGCTGGCCTTGAGCTTCATCGGCATGGGCAGCAGCCGGAAGGTCAGGTCGGTCAGGCCCAGCCGCGGGCCGAACTCGCGCAGGCTGTAGCGGAAACATACCCGGCCAGCGCGCAGCGCCAGGCCGCGTCCGCCGCGCGGGCCGTACAGATTCTCCAGGCCCTGGTGCAGCCGGCCGACGTCTTCGAAGGGGAACTCCGGGTCCAGGTTGCTGGGCGGCAAGTTGTTGACCAGGTGACGCAGGCCGGCCGAGTTGAGCACGGCCGTCAGCCCGGTATGGCCGATGACCTCCTCCAGCGATAGAAGGAGGCTGCGGCTGATGCTGTTGGGCAGATAGTAGGTGGGGAGGATCACAACCTCGGGTATCGATCGGTTCGGTGGTGCGACCCCGGCAGGTGGAGGCCAGCACCCAGGTCGGGCCGGGCTACTTCTTCTCCATTTCCTCGAGGATGCTGAACAGCAGCTCGAGCAGGACCTTCTTGACGGACTCGCGGTCGCTGGCGACGCAGGGCAGCATCTTGATGCTGCTGTCCAGCTTGAGGGCGATCCGCAAGTCGTCTACTGTCCATGCATCCTTGATGTCCTGCTTGTTGGCGGCGACGACGTACGGCGTCGGCGCATAGGCGCGGAAGGTCTGCAGGATGCCTTTGGCCTCGCGGAAGGTCTCCGGGCGAGTGCTGTCCACCATCACGATGAACCCAAGCATGCCTTCGGACAGGATCTCCCACATGAAGTCGAACCGCTTCTGGCCTGGCGTCCCGAAAAGGTACAGCACCAGGTCGTCATCGACGGTGATCCGGCCGAAGTCCATGGCAACCGTCGTGGTCTCCTTGATGCGCTCGGCCTCGGTGGAGATCTTGCGTTCGGTGGACACGACATCGATCTCGCTCACCGAACGGATGAAGGCCGTCTTGCCGGCTGAGAAGGGACCTGTGACCACCATCTTGACGGTTTGCATGGCTGATCCTCGGCTAGAGGGTCCGAATCCGGTCGATCAAGCGGTTCACCAACGACGACTGCTGTTTGGGATCGACCGGAGGCAGCTTCCGGGCCTGAGCTGGCAGCGGCATCCCTTCCGGCCTGACGATCTCCACCAGCCCCGCCTGGAGCAGGCCGAACACCACGCGCCGCATCTCCAGTTCGTTCATCTTGTTCGCTTTGGCGATCTGGCGGATGGAGTTCTTGGGATTGATGAAGGAAACGATCTTCCATTCCTTGACGTTCAGGTTGAGGTTCTTGATGTCGGTCCCCGGCCGCTCCACGAAGCGCAGGGCCATGTCCAGGTTCGGAATCTCCTCCTGGAGCTGCTCCCATTCGCGCATGCGGCGCGAACCCTCGATGATGATGTTCTCCATGTCCATCCGGACGACGATTCGGTCCTCCGGGGGGAGCACATCGTTGTCGAAGCGGAAGAAGCCATCGACCCAGGTGAACAGCTGATAAACGATATCCAGCACGTACTGGCGGATGGCGCTCAGGATGTCCTGCTGTGAGAGGTAGCCGGCGTTGATCAGCAGCAGGCCGAGTTCCTTGTCTCCCTTGTCGGGAGCGTGCGTGCGGATGACCTGCGCCTGCTTGGGCGTGATCCGGCCGGCCTTGGTCAGGATCCCGGTCAGCGTCCCGTCTTCGTTCCCCAGCTGGGCATAGATCAGCTTGCCCTCCTTGAACGTCACCCAGGCGGCCTCATTCGGCCCTTCGACGGTGAGTGTTCCGGTCTTGCGGGCTAGGCTGATCAGGTTGAAGAGTTGGGTGACGCTGAAATCGCGCAGGTTGCCCTTAAGTGCCATGCAGGCCTCTTTGCGCCTCTCCCCGGAACATGCTCACGGGTGGCGGCATTATACCCAACATGCGCGAGGCATGGAAACGCTGCCCGTAGCTGCGGGTCATTGCCGTTCCGCCACGGACAGGATGCAATGCTCATGCCGCACATCGCCCGGGTCAGTCACGACCGGGAGGCGCGCCGGCGGCCTCGATTGGTCAGTGGCCAGCTTGCTCCCCGTGCAGGCGGCGCCCCTGGGCCGCGAGCAAAGCGCCGGCAACCGGGCGGCAGCATCGGTCGGCCATCAATGGAAACATGAGGACCAGCGACGGACGGGGTGGGGGACGACGGTTCAGCCGGCGGCGTCGGGGTGGAAGGTGTTGATGCTGGCGATTGCCGCGCAGCCCGATCTGGCCGATCGTGGCTTGACTCGCTCCCGGCGCAGGAGCGGCTACGGCCTCCAGCCCCCGCGCAGCTGGCGCACGTGTTCGACCGTCATGAAGGCGGACGCATCCTCGCCCAGGACCAGGTCCTTGACCGGTTCGACCTGGCGCCGGGGGACGTAGGCCAGGATCAGGCCGATCGCGCCTTGCTGACCCTGGCCGGGGATGTAGGTCGCCCCATAGCCCTGGGCGTGCAGCCGGCTCTGAATCGCCAACCCAAGCGTCGGACTGACGATGCGGATCAGGCTGTGGCCCGGCGCCAGGCGCTCCTCGAGGACGATACCCAGGAGCGTCCCGGTGGCGAACCCGGCGGCATAGGCCGCAACGTTCTGCGGCTTCCCCAGCGTAGCCAGCACGCCGGAGACGACGATGACGAAGATCCCCGATTCAACAAAGCCCACCAGCCACACCAGCCGGCGCCGGCCGCGGGCGACGCCGGTAACCCGCAGCGTGTCCAACGTCATGTCGAAGGCGCGCAGGGTGAACACGATCAGCCCGACCAGCAGCGGAGGCAGCTGCGTCCAGGCCGGAGCGGACGGGCCCAGAAGCGGCCCAAGCGCTGAAACCCAAGCCGTGCGCAGCGTCTCGATCAAGCTATCCATGGACCAGACCCGGCCTCCTGCTAGGCCCGCCAGAAACCGCGGTGGAGCGGGCGGACTTCCTCGACCGTGACGAAGGCCTCCGGATCGATCTGCAGCACGGCATTGCGCACGCGGTCGATATCCCGGCGGCGCACGCTGCAGGTGATCACACCGACGGTGCCGTCTTTGCCGCGTCCGGACAGCTCGGTAGCGGCATAGCCGGCCTGGCGGATTGCGGCGGCGATGGCGCTGGCCAGGGTGGCGCTGATGATCCGCAGATGGCCGTGGCCGATGGCCAGGCGCTCCTCGATCGTCATCCCGACCACGTTCCCCGTGGCGAAGCCGGCGGCGTAGCCGACGATGTTCCACGGGTTGTTGAGGTTCGCCAGAACGCTGGTGATGGCCACGACCCAGATGGCGGACTGCAGGAAGCCGAAGATCCAAGCCTGGGCCTTGCGCCCGCGGATGACAAATAGCACCCGCAGCGTGTCCAGGGTCATGTCCGTCACGCGCAATGCGAAGATGGCGAACGGCATCAGGGCGGCAGGGATCGCGAGCAAGTCAGGCATCAGGGATCATCCGAGCGCTTGGGGTGGCGGGCCGGCCGGTCAGGAGAGCACTGGCGCCGGCTGGACCTCGGCGGTTTCGGCCAGATACATCTGGCGGACGTAGTCCTTCACCATGCGCCGCATGCTGAACTGGGGCGACAGTGTGCGCATCGACTCCTTCATCCAGCCGATCCATTCCCCGGGCAGATTGTCGGCGGAGCGTTCGACGTAGAACAGCGGGATGACCTGATTCTCCAGAAGGTCGTACAGGCTTTCGGCATCGGCCGGATCGTCCCCATCGAACGTCGGATCGTCCGACCCGTTGCCAATGGCCCAGCCGTTGTGCCCGTTATAGGCCTCGCGCCACCAGCCGTCGAGGATCGACAGGTTCAGGGCGCCGTTGAGCGCCGCCTTCTGCCCGGATGTTCCCGAGGCCTCGTTCGGCCGCCGGGGCGTATTCAGCCAGACATCGACCCCCTGAACTAGATAGCGCGCCAGGTTGATGTCGTAGTCGTCCAGGAACACCAGCCTGCCGGCGAACTCGGCCCGCTTGACCTGGCGGTAGACCTCCTGGATCAGCAGTTTCCCCGGTTCGTCGGCCGGATGGGCCTTGCCGGCGAAGATGATCTGCAGCGGCTGGGTCGGGTGGTTGACCATCTTCAGCAGTCGATCGACGTCGTGCAGCAGCAGGCTCGCCCGCTTGTAGGTTGCGAAGCGTCGGGCGAACCCGACCGTCAGGGCATACGGGTCGAGTAGCACCCCGCTGGCGATGGCCTGGACAGGATGGAACAGCCCCTTCTGCCAGCGCTGACGGGCGCGCTCGCGCACGTAAGCCACCAACTTGCGCTTAAGGTGGCGGCGCACGGCCCACAGTTCTTCATCGGGAATACGCTCCAGGGACAGCCAGATCTCCGGATCGTCGAGGCGCTCGCGCCAATCCTCCGGCAGGTAACGGTCATACAGGATGCCCATGCGGCGCGCCAGCCAACTGCCGGTGTGGACGCCGTTGGTGATGTGGCTGATCGGAACCTCGTCCACCGGCCGCTCCGGCCATAGGAACGACCACATCTTGCGCGACACGCGGCCGTGCAATTCCGAGACGCCATTGCAGCGGTCGGACATGCGGATGGCCAGGATAGCCATGCTGAAGGTCTCGCCCCAGGGGTGCTTCTGTCGCGCCAGGTCAAGGAACCGATCGCGGTCGACCCCCAGCTGCGGCCAGAAGGCGCTGAAGTACTTGTCCATCAGCCACAAGGGGAACTCGTCGTGTCCGGCTGGAACCGGGGTGTGGGTGGTGAAGATGGTCGCCGCCCGGACCTTGTCGACGGCCTGCTCTGACGTGTGGCCGGCGGCAACCATCTCTCGCAGGCGCTCGAGCGCCAGGAAAGCCGAGTGGCCTTCATTCATGTGCCAGGCGGCGGGGTTGTAGCCGAGGGCGCGCAGGGCGCGCACACCGCCCAGACCGAGGATGATCTCCTGAGAGATGCGCAGCTCGAGATCGCTCGTATACAGGCGGGCGGTCAGGCTGCGATCCGCCGGCTGGTTCTCCGGCACATCGCTGTCAAGCAGCAGCAACGGCACCCGCCCGACCTGGATCTTCCACAGACGGGCGTGCACAGCACGGCCGGGAAGATCGAGGCTGACGGTGAGCGGACGATCGTCGCGCGCCATCACCGGGATCACCGGCAGGTCGTTGAACGCCAGCGAGGCGTAGTGCGCCTCCTGCCAGCCGTCCTCGGTGATGCGCTGTTTGAAGTAGCCCTGGGTGTACATGAAACCGACGGCCACCAGCGGCAGGCCAAGGTCACTGGCCTCCTTCAAATGATCCCCGGAGAGCACGCCCAACCCACCGGCATAGAAGGGAAGCGATTCGTGCAGGCCGAACTCGGTGGAGAAGTAGGCGATGGGGTAGTTCAACCGTTCAGCATGGTTCTGGCTGAACCAGGTGGGCCGGCCGGGTTCGAGGTAGTCGTCGAAGGCGCGCAGCAGACGATCATAGCGATCCAGGAACGACCGACTGTGCGTGGCCTCGGCCAGGACCCGGCTGGGGAGGCGCTGTAGGAACAGCACCGGGTTGTGGCCGGCTTGCTCCCAGGCGTCGGCGTCCAGCCGGCTGAACAGGCGGGCGGCCTCCGGGTTCCAGGTCCACCACAGGTTGTAGGCCAGCTCCGCCAGGCGCCGCACCCGGCGCGGCAGGTTGAAATCGCGCGGGATGGCGATCGGGAGCGGTGCTGGGAAACTGCGGTCATCCATGGGTGAGGTCACAGTGAAGGCGGGCGTGGACCCGGGAATCTTACCATGCCGTCTGGCAGGGCTCAGCCCGCGTCAGGGGATATTCGGGGAGATGTCGGTGAAGAGATCGTCCTCACGCAGCCCGGGGTCGGCGGGGGGAACGGCGCGGGTGAACGTCTCCGAGCCCCCGGCCAGGCGCAGCAGCCAGCCCATGATCCCGCTGCGGGGCATGCCTCCCTGACTGGCGTGGCAGGCGCTGGCCTGGGCCTTGAGCCGCGCCACCGGCCGGATGTTGATGCGGGTGTGGATGGGGAAGTCCTGGGCGGCGATGTCCACCAGGTCGATGTCCCCGTTCTGGCCGAAGTGGCGCGGGTCGCGCCGCACCAACGGCATCAGCCGCACTATCAGGCGCAGGGCGCGGCGAGGGAGCGAGGCGTAGTACAGCTTGTCCGCCTGGTGGGCCGGCCCCGCCTCGGGCATGAAGTCCGCATCGCCGGCCTGGTCAAAGGCCTGGATGGTCGCGCGGTGAATGGCGATGTGATCGGGATGGCGATACCCACCGATCGGGTCGAAGGTGATCACCACCTGGGGGCGAAGCCGCCGGAACCACCACACCAGGCGATGGGCGACCTCCTCGAGCGGCGCCGCTGCCAGGGCTTGCGGATGGCGGTTGTCGGCGGAACCGGGCATGCCCGAATCCCGGTAGCCGAGGAAGTGCACGCCGGCCAACCCGAGGTGACCGGCCGCACAGCGCAGCTCGGACTCGCGCAGGCTGGCGATGTCGGCATGCGGGGCCAACAGCTCAGCCGGCGCCGCGCCGACCTCGCCGCGGGTGGCGCAGATCAAATGGACTTCTACACCTCGCTGGGCGTACAGCGCCAGGGTCCCGCCCGGGCCGAAGCTCTCGTCATCCGGGTGGGCGAAGACTGCCAGTAAGCGCAGCGGGCGATTGGGTGGGCTGGTCTTGGTCATGGAGGCGGGATGATACCACGTCACTCG from the Anaerolineales bacterium genome contains:
- a CDS encoding pyridoxamine 5'-phosphate oxidase family protein; translated protein: MPSTQILSRRVRRFLGKPRLTRLCTIDRKGFPHVVPIYFMRQGDDIVFGTDRGEAKVRNALRNPKAAVVIGGDPDEDAEGYMIQGTLKVEPDPEQSSARRLLLRYESEEKAESQLSQWSEGDTVLLRLKPNRVIRVW
- a CDS encoding response regulator, whose translation is MKTILVAEDERDIRELITFTLRYHGFDVITADNGEQAVQLAAEKLPDLLLLDVRMPRLTGYEVCQQLKQREDTRHIPVVFLSAKGQEAEILQGQQAGAVDYILKPFSPQELAARLQALLDG
- a CDS encoding ATP-binding protein, whose protein sequence is MDTAYAAIALLGMVVIASIAFVLGRRETRPPDSGRTVALAGIGVEEWPIEGLLSTVAEFSSSLDLASVMDKALVLGRRLTGADRADILLAAPDDSPLRHAAWLGSEGMIPPEGRPSPFRRGEGLAGWVMEHRQPVAITDLRSDSRWIPLSDRAHTAQSALAVPLVVGDRVLGAMILLSRRTAAFDESQVRLVAAIAQHVAAAMNNAELYRLIHDQAEQLSASLHRQQVEASKSRAILEAIAEGVLVTDGAHQVALLNPAAERILGVQREQVLGRPATSLIGMFGRSAREWAQAVQAWAEANGRPSGPASLSQRIQLEDGRVVSVQVTPIRGENGFLGTVSSFRDITREVEVDRLKSEFVATVSHELRTPMTSIRGYAEILLMNAVGQLNEEQRRYVEVIRTNTERLASLVAELLDLSRIEAGRAVLSPQPLSAAELLDEARSYALARCQQENKPLDVLVKPVGDLPVVSGDSERMRQVFENLIDNAVEFTRAGGSLELAAQAVGDQIEFTVKDSGIGIPAAEIDRVFERFFRGERALELGVPGTGLGLAIVRSLVQMQGGQIGVSSSGVPGQGTTFSFTLPLYAARIPVGQAE
- a CDS encoding 4-vinyl reductase, with translation MILPTYYLPNSISRSLLLSLEEVIGHTGLTAVLNSAGLRHLVNNLPPSNLDPEFPFEDVGRLHQGLENLYGPRGGRGLALRAGRVCFRYSLREFGPRLGLTDLTFRLLPMPMKLKASVEGFASVFNQYADEVVELEEQPHAFYWHLRRCPFCWGRHTQDACCHMAVGLLQETLYWISGGKNFLVEESSCLARGDSSCRIQIDRQPLD
- a CDS encoding ATP/GTP-binding protein: MQTVKMVVTGPFSAGKTAFIRSVSEIDVVSTERKISTEAERIKETTTVAMDFGRITVDDDLVLYLFGTPGQKRFDFMWEILSEGMLGFIVMVDSTRPETFREAKGILQTFRAYAPTPYVVAANKQDIKDAWTVDDLRIALKLDSSIKMLPCVASDRESVKKVLLELLFSILEEMEKK
- a CDS encoding DUF4388 domain-containing protein is translated as MALKGNLRDFSVTQLFNLISLARKTGTLTVEGPNEAAWVTFKEGKLIYAQLGNEDGTLTGILTKAGRITPKQAQVIRTHAPDKGDKELGLLLINAGYLSQQDILSAIRQYVLDIVYQLFTWVDGFFRFDNDVLPPEDRIVVRMDMENIIIEGSRRMREWEQLQEEIPNLDMALRFVERPGTDIKNLNLNVKEWKIVSFINPKNSIRQIAKANKMNELEMRRVVFGLLQAGLVEIVRPEGMPLPAQARKLPPVDPKQQSSLVNRLIDRIRTL
- a CDS encoding DUF5698 domain-containing protein, which codes for MDSLIETLRTAWVSALGPLLGPSAPAWTQLPPLLVGLIVFTLRAFDMTLDTLRVTGVARGRRRLVWLVGFVESGIFVIVVSGVLATLGKPQNVAAYAAGFATGTLLGIVLEERLAPGHSLIRIVSPTLGLAIQSRLHAQGYGATYIPGQGQQGAIGLILAYVPRRQVEPVKDLVLGEDASAFMTVEHVRQLRGGWRP
- a CDS encoding DUF5698 domain-containing protein is translated as MPDLLAIPAALMPFAIFALRVTDMTLDTLRVLFVIRGRKAQAWIFGFLQSAIWVVAITSVLANLNNPWNIVGYAAGFATGNVVGMTIEERLAIGHGHLRIISATLASAIAAAIRQAGYAATELSGRGKDGTVGVITCSVRRRDIDRVRNAVLQIDPEAFVTVEEVRPLHRGFWRA
- the glgP gene encoding alpha-glucan family phosphorylase, translated to MDDRSFPAPLPIAIPRDFNLPRRVRRLAELAYNLWWTWNPEAARLFSRLDADAWEQAGHNPVLFLQRLPSRVLAEATHSRSFLDRYDRLLRAFDDYLEPGRPTWFSQNHAERLNYPIAYFSTEFGLHESLPFYAGGLGVLSGDHLKEASDLGLPLVAVGFMYTQGYFKQRITEDGWQEAHYASLAFNDLPVIPVMARDDRPLTVSLDLPGRAVHARLWKIQVGRVPLLLLDSDVPENQPADRSLTARLYTSDLELRISQEIILGLGGVRALRALGYNPAAWHMNEGHSAFLALERLREMVAAGHTSEQAVDKVRAATIFTTHTPVPAGHDEFPLWLMDKYFSAFWPQLGVDRDRFLDLARQKHPWGETFSMAILAIRMSDRCNGVSELHGRVSRKMWSFLWPERPVDEVPISHITNGVHTGSWLARRMGILYDRYLPEDWRERLDDPEIWLSLERIPDEELWAVRRHLKRKLVAYVRERARQRWQKGLFHPVQAIASGVLLDPYALTVGFARRFATYKRASLLLHDVDRLLKMVNHPTQPLQIIFAGKAHPADEPGKLLIQEVYRQVKRAEFAGRLVFLDDYDINLARYLVQGVDVWLNTPRRPNEASGTSGQKAALNGALNLSILDGWWREAYNGHNGWAIGNGSDDPTFDGDDPADAESLYDLLENQVIPLFYVERSADNLPGEWIGWMKESMRTLSPQFSMRRMVKDYVRQMYLAETAEVQPAPVLS
- a CDS encoding PIG-L family deacetylase; protein product: MTKTSPPNRPLRLLAVFAHPDDESFGPGGTLALYAQRGVEVHLICATRGEVGAAPAELLAPHADIASLRESELRCAAGHLGLAGVHFLGYRDSGMPGSADNRHPQALAAAPLEEVAHRLVWWFRRLRPQVVITFDPIGGYRHPDHIAIHRATIQAFDQAGDADFMPEAGPAHQADKLYYASLPRRALRLIVRLMPLVRRDPRHFGQNGDIDLVDIAAQDFPIHTRINIRPVARLKAQASACHASQGGMPRSGIMGWLLRLAGGSETFTRAVPPADPGLREDDLFTDISPNIP